Within Lolium rigidum isolate FL_2022 chromosome 5, APGP_CSIRO_Lrig_0.1, whole genome shotgun sequence, the genomic segment GTACTGGTCTCCGCCATTTTTCCCCCCTCGATGTGTCTCACACGAGATCCGCGAGAACAGCGGTGCTGTTGATGCCAAACGGCGTCTGCCAGGACGTATGGTCCAAGGCCAATGTTTTCGATGGCCGCCAAACCATTCGGGGAATTGAAGCGCTGATGCCTACTGCGCCCAGCTGACTACAGGGTGGGCACAGTTCGCCGGACTACAGGGCTACTCCGTTACTCGCTGCCCGCCAAGAAAAAAAATACTGTCACTCGTAAAACGACGCAAAATTCTATCCCTGCCGCGCTCGTATCCTACAGTGCCGGCCTGGAAATTTACAAGGCTTGTTTGGGAAAGAGTGCGTTACAGTAATTAACTGTACTGAATGTTTAGTGCAATCCTTTGTTGGAACCTGGAAATTAATGGAGACGAGATCGTGACGTAGAAGAGAGTGCAGGGGACAGGAGGGACGCGCGTGGGGGCACTTGCCTGGAAATCCTTGTTGACGACCATGCCGACGGTGCCAAACGCGGTGGCGACGAAGGTCATGACGAGCTGCACCTCGATCACCAGCGCGTACGTGAGCACGCGGCCGCCGGCCGCGGCGCGCTTGTAGGTGAGCTCGACGAGCGGCAGCATGAGGCCGTAGAGCGCCGCGGCGCCGAGGGTGAGGACGAAGCCCAGCCAGTACTGGCCCCTGCTAACCCCGGCGGGGCGGTCCGAGGAGGCGTGCAGGCCCAGCACCACGGCGCCGATGGTGAGCAGCGCCACGGCGTTCAGGGAGGAGGCCGTGAGGCGCTGCCGCACGATGAGGAACGCGAAGAAGACGGTGAAGGCGAGCTGCGTGGAGATGAGGATGGCGGAGGTGGAGACCGGCAGGTACGAGAGGCCGAAGGCGTAGAGGAAGTTGTCCGCGCCCATGGCCAGCCCCAGCGGCACCGCGGCGAGCAGGATCCGCGGCCGGGTCAGCAGCAGCGGCGCGCTGGGGTCGCGCGCCCGCCGGGTGATGTAGGACGCCACCAcgatgaccagcagcagcggccaGGCGGCGGTCTCGATCCACGACGAGAGCCACTGCCGGTGGCCGCCCTTGCTGTAGTAGAGGCGGGTGATGAGCGGCCCGCCCGTGGTTCCCACCGTGAGCATCCCGCAGTTGATCACCACGACCAGCCAGTGCATCCCCTTCTTGCGCGGCGCCGGCGACGGCTCCGTCGCCGGCGCGGGGAGCGTGTCCTTGAGCGCTTCTACGTCCATGCCTACTCCGTTACTGAGCGCGGGTGCGTGTCCGAGTGCTGATCCTGTTTGTGCGCGCTTGAGGCTGGCTGCCGTCTGTCTATTTGGAAGCTAGCACGCACACTGCGCTCTGGATATGAACTGATGAAGTGTTTGGTTACCAGCTTTGTGTGGTGGCCACTTATTGCACCGAGTCCGGTAGCAGACTGAGCACTTCAATTGTGTGGCATGGTTCCGGAGTAATTTCACACATCTGTGCCATCGTTTCGAAGTACTGAGTCGGCAGCAGTGATGGTCCTTGGGGGGAAATTTGACATGTGGGGCATCGTAGCAGCCGTGATAGTCGGATGAGACGTTGATGACTGAGCACTTCAAGGCTTCAATGGTAGTACAATGCGCTACGACGAAGGTGGCCGACAGACGTCAATGGATAGCTGGTACTGCCTGCAGTTTAGAAAAGTGATTTGCCGTGATATCCTATCGTGGGGTTTTCCTCTCTTTATAGACATACAAAGGTACAGAGCAAAGGACATAAGGATCATAAACCGATCGTACCAATAAATAGGAGATGTACACAATAGGAAACCAATCAACTAAACCAAATATATCCTTAACATTTTTCCTAAATCTAAATCACCGGCGCGAAGGGGATATACAAAATCTACTACGGCGTGTTTGGTTACCTGGACCGATTTCTTCTACCACTGCGTTAGTTGGAAGAAGCCCTTGCGCGTCTGAGACGGGCCACGGGCAAGAAAAGCCATGTTATTTGGTGGGCTGCGCGGAGTTTTTGGGCTCTGCCCGTTTGGTAAGTCGGTTTTCAGGTTAGTAGCAGCCTAGAACGGTGTCCctattgtttggttgcaacccaaaatCCGCTTCTTGTTACCTCTTCCCTTCAATATTGACGTTAACAATGATCAACCGCACAAGTAAGAACACAATGTAAGCACAAGGAAACTTAGCAATGATCATAGTCGATAGTAGTTCACGAGACATCATTGTTCAGGCACGATCATAGTTCAAGACACACCATTGTtcagacacgatcatagttcagGACATGACACGAACAGCAAACAGACACCATTAGACACTAGACATGACATGGTAGCAGCGACACAGTACCAGGCAAGCTTCAAACATGATTTTCGAAGACAACACACCTGGTGGCATCACCATGGTACAGGCACCTGCTtatcacctcagtgcaggtgtggacgaagatgaccacattgtactcgaaggaggacaccttcttgaaggtgaGAAAATGGCCTACCTCGAGCTGATGGGTGATGGCGAAGCCCGCCCGCCCCTGATCGATGTATGTGTCATCGTCTTCTCTCATCGCAGGCATCCTCTAATTGCAGGCAGTGTTGGTGAGGACGATGATGTCGGAAGGGATTTCTTCGAACCACTTGACAAATCTTTAGGGATTAGGAGTCGGCCGAAGGTGGGCCTGAAGACGATGCGCAGGAAATGGTCCGACCCTACCTCGTCTTGGAAGTGGCCAACGTTAGCCGACCTTCGCTTCCTCGATGGTCCCTCATCGGTGGTCTCAACAggtgacccaagcatgatcttctcagtctaccgcaagaacacatgccattagaggtgtgcatactgctgtccacaactggcttctattcctgtagacagtgttgggcctccaagagcagaggtttgtagaacagcagcaagtttcccttaagtgaatcacccaaggtttatcgaactcagggaggtagaggacaaagatatccctctcaagcaaccctgcaatcacgatacaagaagtctcttgtgtccccaacacacctaatacacttgtcagatgtataggtgcactagttcggcgaagggatagtgaaatacaagtgatatggatgaatatgagtggtaatagcaatctgaataaaatatggcagcaagtaaacatgcagtagaacagtaaataaacggagattcgatgcttggaaacaaggcctagggatcatactttcactagtggacactctcaacattgcaatcataaaggaatataaataagcacttcactatgcgattccgaattactctttggcaagataacgaacactaattcatcatgtaggcaaaccttaaagatgtattcccaagtactaataaacaccccacgctgtcactgtgagcattcataggaggtactaacacaccacaatttcatagagacatccaactcaaatcataacccgagtgaacaagtattctcgtgaaatatagcctaagagacccacacggtgcacacactcgtcacctttacacacgtgggacaaggagtctccggagatcacataagtaaaatccacttgaatagcataacgacatctagattactaagctcatcatatggatctcaatcatgcaaagcaactcatgagatcattgtattgaagtacatgggagagagattaaccacatagctaccggtacagcccttagcctcggggagaactacccctcctcatcataggagacagcagcgtcgatggagatggcggtggtgtcgatggagatgccttccgggggcaattccccgtcccggcggcgtgccggaacagagacttctgtcccccgaatcttggcttcgcgatggcggtggctctagaacttttctcgtatcgtggcttatccgtgtcgaagatttaggtcacgacgacttatataggcgaagaaacggagtcggaaggggtctgggggacccacacaccagggggcgccccccctctagccgcgccgccaccatgtgtgggggtcctgggcctcccctctggtccctcttcggtgttctggaagcttcgtggaaatataagatcgtgggccttgatttcgtccaattccgagaatatttccttactaggatttctgaaaccaaaaacagcaaaaaacaagaactggcacttcggcatcttgttaataggttagttccggaaaatgcatataaatgatgtaaagtgtgtataaaacatgtgagtatcatcataaaagtagcatggaacataagaaattatagatacgtttgagacgtatcacacactcACAATTATAGATGAAAATGGACATTGAAAACATTAGTGAGGCCTCATACATTGGCTCACACGACAGCTCAAAGGTCTGCCCTCAAACTAaatctagtgtgcaagtaatgtgacacacacgactaagtttgagggcagcaccttgccttccgttgtgcctttgttgaatcaAAGGCCAATGCAAAAGTGAAGAAGCACACAAGGCCTCATACATTGGGTCACAAAGCAGGCATAggggagtggccacaaactaagtgtaaTGTGTAACGAatgtggcacacatgactaagtttgcggCCACCACCTAGCCTTCCATGCTGCCAtatttgaatcattggccaacacAAAAGAGGCCTCATACATTTGGTCACACGGCAGGCGAAGGGACTATCCCCAAACATAGTCTAGTGTGCAGGGAAACTGGCACACACAACTAAGTTTGAAGGCAGCACATTGCTTTTCATTgtgccattgttcaatcattTGTCGGTGCACTAGACAAACAAAAAAGATGCCTCATATATAGGATCACACAACAGGTAAAGGGATTGTCCGCAAAATAAGTCTAGTGTACAAGTAATATggtacacatgactaagtttgagggaagcaccctgccttccgttgtgtcattgttgaatcattggccaatgcactagacaaactaAAAGGAGGCCTCATATattggatcacacggcaggcaGAGGGACTATCtaaaaactaagtctagtgtgcatcgaatatggcacacatgacttaATTAGTTTGACGGCAACACCCTGCCTTCCGTTGTGCAATTGTTCAgtcattggccaatgcagaactgaagaagcagaaacatgcaaagcaaGGTACCATATGCCTCATAATATGAGGACATACGGAGGAGATAtttgatcagaaccaatggcatggtcatgttcagtcataccataggttctgatcaatcatctcctcatactatgatcccaAGTTATAATCATCTACCTAGTTCAATCAGAAACAACACAAGTAGCAGTTCAAATAATGTAC encodes:
- the LOC124657103 gene encoding purine permease 3-like, which gives rise to MDVEALKDTLPAPATEPSPAPRKKGMHWLVVVINCGMLTVGTTGGPLITRLYYSKGGHRQWLSSWIETAAWPLLLVIVVASYITRRARDPSAPLLLTRPRILLAAVPLGLAMGADNFLYAFGLSYLPVSTSAILISTQLAFTVFFAFLIVRQRLTASSLNAVALLTIGAVVLGLHASSDRPAGVSRGQYWLGFVLTLGAAALYGLMLPLVELTYKRAAAGGRVLTYALVIEVQLVMTFVATAFGTVGMVVNKDFQAIAREARAFELGEARYYTVLVWSAILWQFYFLGSVGVIFCVHTLLTGIIIAAFIPVTEVLAVVFLHEKFSSEKAIALVLSLWGLASYSYGEYVDAQANKKKTTSSESQALPSPN